The genomic stretch TGGAggaaacagcatatgcaaagaccCTGAGTCATGAAAGAGGGTGGGATGCTCAGGGAACTGATCATTaaagaaagccagtgtggctgaaacTTAGTGAGCAGGCAAAGGGTGACACCGGGTGAGATTTTTAAGCATGTGGGGCAGGTGGAGGCatgtttgtgttttaaaagacCACCCTGGCTTCTGTGTGGATAGTAGACGGAGGGGCTGAGAGGATAGGGAGGCATGCTGGTCATGCAGGTGACAAGAGAGGTAAGCCAGACTAGGGAGAAAGTGAACAGTTTATAGACATATTTAGGAGGTGGCCTAACAGGCCTTGGTCCAGTAAGAGGATGATTTTCCTGTATTCAACCATCTGGAAATTCATGATCCAAAATTCTGTGCCCTGTCCTCCTAGTTTGGTTGTCGGGGGTCAGTCACTATTACCAATTTCTGGTTAAAATTATTTGTCAGAAGAAATCTATTCCTATTTAATTACTCATGCGTAAAtgtgagttttttaaggaagttcTTATGTACCTAATAAAGTACTCTGATGTTAGGTTGGGTGTATTTTATTTGTGCTATTTCTTTATAATCCAGAGCACATTGTAAACAATGTGgagaatagggaattccctggtggtccagtggttaggactctgtgtttccactgcagggggcacgggttcgattcctggttggggaactcagatcctgcaagcctcttggtgtggccaaaaacaaaaaaccacaaaaaaaaatgtggagaatAAATCTAACGTTTGTAGAGTGGCAGAAGTGTATAGAACAGATCTAGAAGACATGGTAAAATGGGACATATATTTTACCTCTATTTTCAGGGCCTGGAGCAGGCACgtatattttgtatttgtttccttttaaaacccCAGATTAGATTCTAATTCATTCTGTATAcctggctttgttttgttttgtttccagtttttttttttattatggtaaaatacatatcacataaaatttgctatcttaactttttttttttttttttttttgccacactgtggggcatgtgggatcctagttccctgccccctgccctgcagtggaagtgcggagtcccaattactggaccgccagagaagtcccccatcttaaccatttttaagcgtaCAATTCAGTGTATTCAGTACATTCATAATGTCATATAGCCATCACCATCATCTCTAGAActcttcatcttgtaaaactgaaacactatacccattaaacaattgtacatttggttttattttattttatttatttattttttggctgcgccttgaggcttgcgggatcttagttccctgaccagggattgaacccgtgccctcagcagtgaaagtgcagagtcctaaccactggaccactagggaattcccataCATTGGTTTCAAAGTGCAATACTTGTCTAATATCCAaggagatatatattttatagggTAAAACCAaaattttctccctctctgtgtgaAGGACCCTAAAGTACAGAACATGCACGTAGTTgaagatcaataaatatttgttggatgagtgGAGGACCATCTGACTCCAGAATTCTTAGCTCACTTTATTAGAATGAGGATTTGGAAGTACCACAAAAAGAGGACTCCATAGGATAAGAACATGATGTGAGGCCATAATCTTATGCACCGTGATATTCTATCTGTCTCTTATCCCACCATGAAAAAGGGATTCCAAAAAGTGAGGaaacatgatatttgtcttttggaGACAATGGAGATTAATCAGTGTGCAAAATGCAAAGTGCCACATGGCTAAACAAAACACTGGGAGTGTGATCCTAGGCAAATTAGTTAGCTTTTggctttttttatcttttaacatgTTAGCAAAAGCTCTGATGTGGAGGCAGGTACTATTTGGGTAGGTTAACTGCTAAcataaatggataaaaacaagCATGGAGTCAGTTGTTAGTTGGCTTGGAAAATTCGACTTATACTGAAATAGACATTCTTTTCCTCCTTAAATGTTTTACCAGGAATGAAGCGAAGTCAGGTGGACGAAGTGATTTGATACCAACCATCAAGTTTCGACACTGTTCTTTGTTAAGAAACCAGCGCTGCACTGTAGCATACCTGTGAGCTTCTCTGTGTTTGCTGGGGTGGCAGGGAGCAGTGGAGGTTTCCCATGTGGTTTCCTAATTAACCATTTTATATGGATAACAGAAATTCTtagatttgtttctcttttataagcattctaaattcttctcttttttctatttaaacattttttataatgaaaaattgcAGTATTCATAAAATTAGGGAATAATGTTACAGACCCCCATGGAGCCATCATATAGGCTTAACAAttcttaacattttgccataattGCTTCATCTTGTTTTACTTGTCTATGCTAAAACATTGTAGAACATCGGGCATTTTACCACTGAATACCTTAGTATGCATCTCTAAGAAATACGGACCTTTTGGACCTTTTCTTACATGACCACTATGATTCTCATACCTAAAGGAATGAACCCGACTTCACAGCATCCATCCAGTCTGTATTCCTATTCTCCCTGTTGTCCCAAAGATGTCCtcttacaatggtttgtttgccTCAGGAACCAAATAAAAGTCCACATGTTAAATTTTGGTGGTTGAGTCTGGAGTCTCTCTTGATCAAAACAACTTCCGATATCCCTCTGTTATGCCATCTAATACCTTATTAATGTCCTAGGTATGACCGATTGCTTCGGATTAGAGCACTCAGGTGGGAATGTGGCAGTGTCTTGCCAAGTGCTTTACGATTTCACATGTCTGCTGAAGAAGTAAGTCAGCACTGTTGTTCAAGTTTGTGAATTTGGAAAATCGCTGAGGTTATGGCAGTGTTCTGTAATAGTATTtatagtatttctctttttttgttttaacatttgtttttcagTAATTTTTGGTCTGTAGTATATACTGTGATGAGAATGGTAGGAGTAATTCTAAATGCTATATGGAAAACTACTATTACTTAACAAAATAAAGGGTCCCATTATGTTACTTGTTAGTGATCCATCAGTAGGATGAGAAAACTGTCATTATTATTGGGAGATTTTCCATAAAATATGTGGGTATACATAATTTGCTTATCAATGTGAATATTTGAATTCTTGATTTATCCAGTCATTAAGGGACAATATTTAAGGACACAGGATTGGAGCCAAGCAAACCTGTGTACAAACCTTGGCTCTGCCACTGTCagatcttgggcaagtgactcGACCTCTCCCTGTGCCTAAATTCCCTCATTTGCAAAGTGAGGGTCATATTGCCTACGGTGTTGCAGTGACTTCGGACACTACCTAAAGTTAGACCAAACTTTATAGGTTAAGACTGCTCTCACTTCAGATACCAGCCGTAAAGTTTGAGGTTCCCAAGGCCACCCTCCCTTCTGACCAGCTGGCTACAAATTCAGAGGTTCCCACCATCCCCTCAGGTTTGGGGCTTTTAGCCTCTTGGTATTAGTCCAActtggagagaggagaggggagctaGAAGTAGAGCTCAGTCACCTGTGATTCAGTCAATCATGATTTGATCAATCTATCAAGCCTATGTAATGTTACCCCAGAGCTgtgtgagcttccctggttgacagtactttgtgtgtgttGTTACATATCACTGTGCCAGGAGCGTGGTGTGTCCTGATTCCTCAGGGAGAGGATACTCAAAGCTTCACATTTGGGACTCCCAGACCTcatcctggtgtctcttcctttggCTCGTTCTGATTTGTATCTGCAATAAAACTGTGATTGTCAGTGTAGTGCTTTCCTgggttctgtgagtcattctggcaaattactgaacctgagtgaggggtgtgtgtatgtattcgcacacacacactttactAATGAAGATTATGTGTATTGTCTTTTAGAAGTTATCTTGTTTTACCTTTCACAAAGAGATCTACAGTACTGGAATAGATTTTTGTGAATAATGTAAGAGCCTAGTTGCATTTTGAGTATGGATATTGAGAtggcatcatttattgaaaaggtcCTCTTTTCCCCTTGCTCTGTGCATAGTGCCACTTGTCATAAATTGAATGTCAATATATCTGGATTTTGGATGTGggactttctcttctttcttagtcTATTTGTCCTTGTACCAATTTCATATTGTTTAAATTATGGGaattttataataagtcttgagtAAGTGTTCCcatcttgttcttctttttcaatgtcttcacTGCTTTTGGCCTTCTGCATTCCCTTGCAAATTTTAGACTCAATTTATcaagttccattttttaaaaaattggggttTTGATTgagattgaattgaatctatagatcagttgaCATTATTACAATACTGAATCACCCAATCCTTGAAAGTGGTATATCCTTCCacatattttggttttctttaatttctctcaacaattaaaaaaaaaacagatttactgagatataatttacatccCCTAAAGTttatccttttaaagtatacagttcagtgtaTTTaggatattcacagagttgtgcatccatcaccaccattTTATCCAGAACATATTCTGTCCCCTCTTCCCAGGCCCTAGAGACCACTGCTCTACTTTCTTCATGGATTGGCCTAGTATGGATttttcatatgagtggaatcgtacaatatgtggccttttgtgtttttcattcagcatgttttcaaggttcatccatgtggtaacACATATAAGAGCTCCACTCTGATTTACGACTGAATAATCCCATTGTAGGGATGTACacatcttatccattcatcagttgatggacatttgggtgtttTTCTCAACAGCATTTTATAGCTTTCAGAAAACCTGTCAATACAGAGTTTGAAGTTTGAAGAGATCATAATTCTGAAATGGTGTATTTTTCGTGGTTTGGTTTCTGGTGGAAAGTTCCTTAGGTCTGTGATTAAGTATGCTGGGATACTAGTTCTGTGAGAACAGAGATGTTTGTTCACTTTGTTAAATGATCCTAAGTACCTAGACCAGTGCCTGGTTCATAACAGGCAGTCACTAATATTTGTAGCTTGAATGAATGGTCGTAGTAATGATCCATGTGGGGATGTGTGCTGTTTCTGAAAGGATTAGTATATAATTTCTGCAAGTTTGTTTTCTTACAGCTTTGTCAAATGGCCATCTTTATGTTTGTAGATGGAATGGTTCAATCATTACAAAAAGTCCCTTGCTACCTACATGAGGTCATTGGGAGGAGATGAAGGTTTGGACATCACACAGGATATGAAACCTCCAAAAAGCCTATATATAGAAGTAAGtatacctttttaaaatggatttttctttAATGCATAGACTGTGATGACTTTTGTCTAAGAAAAGGggtgatgtggcacatatatacaatggaatgttactcagccataaaaagaaacgaaattgagttattcatagagaagtggatggacctagtctgtcatacagagtgaagtaagtcagaaagagaaaaacaaataccgtatgctaatacatatatatggaatcttaaaaaaaaaaaatggttctgaagaacctaggggcaggacaggaataaagacgcagacgtagaggatggacttgaggacacagggagggggaagggtaagctgggacgaagtgagagagtggcatggacatatatacactaccaaatgtaaaatcgatagctagtgggaagcagccacatagcacagggagatcagctcggtgctttgtgaccacctagaggggtgggatagggacggtgggagggagacgcaagagggaggaggtatggggatatatgtatatgtatagctgatccactttgttataaagcagaaacaaatacaccattgtaaagcaattatactccaataaagatgttaaaaaaaaaaaaaaaaaagaaaaggggtatatgaatatatattagtttatacaggcataccttggagatatcaTGGGTTTGGTTTAAGAcccacaataaagtgagtcatgaaatgttttggtttcccagtacatataaaagttatgtttaaaaaaaaaaaaaaaggtatgtttacactatactgtagtctgttgaATATGCATTAGCATTAtaatgctaaccattatctgacaatgcagggttgccacaaaccttcaatttgtaaaaaacgcaatatctgagaagcacaataaagcaaagcacaaaaaagaaaggaaacaaactcaAACCAAAAATTTGACCTGTAAGTGGTGGCAGGAATAGGATGGAACAGCCAAAATTTTCTGACTGTAcctgttttaaaagttttaactttggaaccatgtaaatattttacatattgttaaaacaaaatgaaatcaaagtggaaaaccAACCtacacattttgaaaacaaaatgaaacaaatgaacctgtgtttcatgttgGTAGATGAGTCAAACTGGGgttatttaaattactttaaaacacATAGATTGATTGTATTTCCCTAGTGGGTACATACTAAGGATGAAAAGAATTACAAAGAAATCTTAACCTGTTTTTAGTAATCATATTATTTGTAATAATGTTATTAGTAATAATATTCCTAAGAATAATATaatattctttaaataataaacactttatatattgaagaatagAGCAAAAAAGTAATAGCATGGGCTCATGTTGAATCATCTCCTCTAAAGAAGTATTTcttagctctgtccactgaaaaggCCTAGAAACAAGGACCAACCCAGTAGCCATGAGcatccacattcttttttttttttaaagggaatttcTCTAGCTCTtggcctatcttttttttttttttaatttatttttatttatttttatatttatttttggctgtgttgggtcttcgtttttgtgtgagggctttctctagtgcggggccactctttttttttttttttttaatatttatttatttctattatttatttatttttagctgtgttcgtttagctgtcttcatttctgtgcaagggctttctccagttgtggcaagtgggggccactcttcatcgcggtgcgcaggcctctcactatcgctgtctctcttgttgcagagcacaggctccagacgcgcaggctcagtagttgtggctcacgggcctagttgctccgcggcatgtgggatcttcccagaccagggctcgaacccatgtgccctgcattggcaggcagactctcaaccactgcgccaccagggaagccccggggccactcttcatcgcgatgcgtgggcctctcactatcgcggcctctctttttgcagagcacaggctccagacgcgcaggctcagtagttgtggctcacgggcctagttgctccgtggcatgtgggatcctcccagaccagggcttgaacccatgtcccctgcattggcaggcggattctcaaccactgcgccaccagggaagcctcacaTTCTTGAGTCTATATGCCATTTCCCGTGAAAGGAAACCAGGACTCTTGGGGGggaaaatggctgattccaggtctcAAATAGATTAAAGATGTACAAGCTGAGCATGGAAAGCAAAGAAAGTATCCAGGACTATAAGGGGAGTGCTGAGAAGACTTGGGAACTGATTCGAAGGAGCTCGCATTAGCCAAAGAAaagacaatttgagcatcaaaatgatAAACTGCAGTGAATTGCATCACATCAGTTGCGTTAGAAGCATGAATGATAATGACACCTAACAATaacagttttaaaactgaaaccTCTTTGGGGCTCCTTGGAGAATATGAAGGATGCAACTCATTTTGGAAAATGGTAAATGAAAGAATGGAGTCAAGCATCCATCTGCCGTTACTGCACAAATTCTATCTCAGGGTAGCCAAATTGTTTACGAGGGAAATCTCTTTTTTATAGAagaattccagctaataaatgcagCAGGAATAAAAAAACTAGATTAATGCCGTTTTGTAGCCCTAATGCATGGAGGCAAGTAGCTGCTAAAGCATTAGATGAAAAGCTTAATAGAGACCTTAGTAGTGGATGGGTATGGATAGCACCTAGGCCCATTGATCAATCTTAACATCCAAAAAGGGACaccaggatttccctggtggcgcagtggttaagaatccgcctgccaatgcagatgacacaggtttgatccctggtccaggaagatcccacatgctgtagagcaactaagcctgtgcagctaagcccgtgtgccacagctactgagcctgcactctagaccccacacgccacaactactgagaccacatgctgcaactactgaagcctgcgtgctctagggcctgtgtgccacaactactgagcctgtgtgctgcaactactgaagcccgcactcctagagcctgtgctctgcaacaagagaagccactgcaatgagaagcccatgcactgcaactaagagtagcccccgctcactgcaactagagaaagcccacacgcagcaatgaagacccaacacagccaaaaaaaaaaaaaaacccgaaaaaCAAAAAGGGACACCAGACATTTTGTGCTTCACGACATCATAACATCATTTGCCAGAAAACAAAACCTGATGTGATCCAGCCCCTACACCTAACTTCCAGTTTATAGGATATTCAGGGATGGGGGAACATGTTAAATGACCCCATAGGAGTCCACAACAGAATCTATTTTTGGGAAACTACTAAACTTCCcagtttctttaacaaataagttgccaaggggaaggggaagggggagaaccCTGTAGATTAAAGGAGACTTAGAGACATATCAGAAATGTGTAATGTGTAGCTCTCGTTTGACTCTCATTTGAGCAtggcaactttaaaaaaaaattcatgagacAAAATGGGGAAATTTGGATTCTAACTGGGtatttcataatattaaaaaattattaataagatgTGATAATTGtattgggattttttaaaaaaaatcttattttatagaaataagcactaaaataattatagattaaatgaaatgatgtctAGGTTTCGCTTCAAAATAACCCAGAAGTGGGCGAGGGAACAAGATTGGCCACATGCTGATAGTTGTTGAAGCCAGTTGGTGGGACATTGAGTTTATTAGCCTTTTTACTTTTCAATGTGTTTGAGATTTTCCACAATAAAAGTCTATTTAAAGAAGCAAaatgctggtggtggtggggatttttcttgtatttctcaAACCAACTTAAAATACCTTTGGGAGTCATGGTAGGATTGCAGAGGAATCACAGGACATGAAATTATCCAGGAAAAGTAGGAATCTGAGACTTGCCACTGGAGTTGGCTTTGCTAACACCAGTGCTAGTACTCTGGAGAATAAACTGAGGTCCGAACTCTCATAGGAGATGAAAATGCCCTTCCGCCTTCCTGTGGCAGCACTTGAAGCTGAGCCAGGTCTGAGATTTCTGGGGCTGCCTTTGAATGTTCCTTCTTTGCAGTTGCAGAAGTGGTTATCAGGCTCCTTACCCCTCCCACCTTCCAACTAAGACCCTCTCCTGATTCTTGTAGCATGAGTCTGTATCTTTTCTTTCCTAGTGTGCTTCTAAGTAATACTGGGAAAGAGtctgaatcaatcaatcaaaggAGATTGGCAGAATCTGTAAAACAAATCTTGTAGACTTATGTCCTGTTCTCAGATATGTCC from Balaenoptera acutorostrata chromosome 15, mBalAcu1.1, whole genome shotgun sequence encodes the following:
- the GINS1 gene encoding DNA replication complex GINS protein PSF1 isoform X2: MFCERAMELVRELHRAAEGRLPAFNEDGLRQVLEEMKALYEQNQSDVNEAKSGGRSDLIPTIKFRHCSLLRNQRCTVAYLYDRLLRIRALRWECGSVLPSALRFHMSAEEMEWFNHYKKSLATYMRSLGGDEGLDITQDMKPPKSLYIEVRCLKDYGEFEVDDGTSVLLKKNSQHFLPRWKCEQLIRQGILEHVLS